A window from Choristoneura fumiferana chromosome 22, NRCan_CFum_1, whole genome shotgun sequence encodes these proteins:
- the LOC141440442 gene encoding RNA-binding protein 5-A-like, whose translation MSWRGRDERGSRWESQGQDRQERWAERGRSPVWDMRRDSPERARREPHYRDSRDRYERYDRDPERYERDPDRDRDRRERYERDERRARSRERHERPRSRERSREHSREHSRRRSPRRERERDVPAPPSPPNISAMDLERPESASSREPSRERDSVDRYDTKDDQSVNASPGDWFCKCGSYNFKRRQVCYRRNCHGKRSEGTVIGADAERHSTDGMGITKRLLFRRLDALTTEEKILEVLKERCSKSILDSIAGITIGRETLTGASKCLAYINFNSIADSTSAHTELLSLSPPLEIDNREVLISFYNEPQKMQKPAPNPSDYSSYYAQMATYNNSAALSEADRVNAAAAVAQSAITAAQARQLTWTPAVPTFVASGSQAMTSSVKAPTGDGKTTYTAPDVRTFMYDETSGYYYDPSTSLYYDGTTQYFYNSQINQYMYWDSTSSTYILATQNQQNTDQPKLPNPPTATADNTITKEPEEKKKKEKEDKVKVAKKIAKDMERWARTLNQKKENAKSNIVMEQPLDTSSSKGSADIGFSVLGAGPTLTHVRELTPPPPPDEFLVKKLSEPAFDSDEGIIDWTKLTCLLCKRKFPSAEVLTKHKTLSDLHKQNLSEHRKQTDLATQPNGYRDRAAERRLKFGEDEAPVRKRYEPPEPMHAPIQSAPPPSVVDTIGGKMLQKMGWSAGRGLGKTEQGRIAPIEAEQRPSLAGLGQKRGIYTPTPGETYRDTVKKLMIARYKEVVGQEEGN comes from the coding sequence ATGTCGTGGCGCGGCCGGGACGAGCGAGGTTCGCGGTGGGAGAGCCAGGGACAGGACCGCCAGGAGCGCTGGGCGGAGCGCGGCCGCTCGCCCGTGTGGGACATGCGGCGCGACTCGCCCGAGCGCGCGCGTCGCGAGCCTCACTACCGCGACAGCCGAGACCGCTACGAGCGGTACGACCGCGACCCCGAGCGCTACGAGCGCGACCCCGACCGCGACCGCGACCGCCGCGAGCGGTACGAGCGTgacgagcggcgcgcgcgctcgcgGGAGCGCCATGAGCGGCCGCGCTCGCGCGAGCGCTCCCGCGAGCACTCCCGCGAGCACTCGCGCcgccgctcgccgcgccgcgAGCGTGAGCGCGACGTGCCCGCGCCCCCGTCGCCGCCCAACATCAGCGCAATGGATCTGGAGCGCCCCGAGTCGGCATCGAGCCGGGAACCTAGTCGCGAGCGTGACAGCGTTGATAGATATGACACTAAGGACGATCAGTCTGTCAATGCCTCTCCTGGAGATTGGTTCTGCAAatgtggctcatacaacttcaAACGGAGACAGGTCTGTTACCGACGTAACTGCCATGGAAAGCGCTCAGAGGGTACTGTGATTGGAGCTGATGCCGAGAGACACTCTACAGATGGAATGGGTATCACTAAAAGGCTTCTTTTTAGGAGACTAGATGCGCTGACTACAGAGGAAAAAATTCTAGAGGTCCTCAAAGAAAGATGTTCGAAGTCTATTTTGGATTCTATTGCGGGTATCACAATAGGCAGAGAGACCCTGACAGGTGCCTCTAAATGTCTTGcttatataaattttaattcaattgcgGATTCTACATCTGCGCATACAGAGTTACTGTCACTGTCACCACCATTAGAAATTGATAATCgtgaagttttaatttcattttataatgaacCCCAAAAAATGCAAAAACCTGCTCCTAATCCATCTGATTATTCATCTTATTATGCTCAAATGGCCACATACAACAATAGTGCAGCTTTGTCTGAAGCCGATAGAGTTAATGCTGCAGCCGCAGTGGCTCAGTCTGCAATCACTGCAGCACAGGCTCGGCAGCTCACATGGACCCCAGCAGTGCCCACGTTTGTTGCTTCAGGCTCCCAAGCCATGACTTCTTCCGTCAAAGCTCCAACAGGTGACGGAAAGACAACATATACTGCACCAGATGTTCGGACATTTATGTATGATGAAACTTCAGGGTATTACTATGATCCCTCCACCAGTTTGTACTATGATGGCACTACACAGTACTTCTACAACAGCCAAATCAATCAGTACATGTACTGGGACTCCACAAGCTCAACATACATTCTAGCCACACAGAATCAGCAGAACACCGATCAGCCCAAGCTACCAAACCCACCGACAGCTACAGCCGACAATACTATCACAAAAGAGccagaagaaaagaaaaagaaagaaaaggagGACAAAGTGAAAGTTGCTAAGAAGATAGCAAAGGATATGGAGAGATGGGCACGGACATTGAaccaaaagaaagaaaatgccaAGAGCAATATTGTTATGGAACAACCACTTGATACTAGCTCCAGTAAAGGTTCTGCGGACATTGGGTTCTCAGTGCTGGGTGCCGGTCCGACTCTGACCCACGTGAGGGAACTGACTCCACCCCCCCCTCCAGACGAATTCCTCGTAAAGAAGCTCTCTGAGCCTGCCTTTGACAGTGACGAAGGTATCATTGACTGGACGAAACTCACTTGCTTACTCTGTAAAAGAAAGTTTCCATCTGCTGAAGTTTTAACCAAACATAAGACGCTGTCAGATTTGCATAAGCAGAATTTATCAGAGCATCGGAAGCAGACGGATTTAGCGACGCAACCAAACGGATACAGAGATCGCGCGGCCGAGCGacgcttgaaatttggtgaagATGAAGCACCTGTGAGGAAGCGGTACGAGCCGCCAGAGCCTATGCATGCGCCCATACAATCCGCTCCTCCACCTTCCGTTGTTGATACAATTGGAGGAAAGATGCTCCAGAAAATGGGCTGGTCGGCCGGTCGAGGTCTAGGCAAGACGGAGCAAGGCAGGATCGCCCCCATCGAGGCAGAGCAGCGCCCGAGCCTTGCTGGCCTTGGGCAGAAGCGAGGCATCTACACACCAACCCCCGGGGAAACATATCGAGATACCGTCAAGAAACTCATGATAGCCCGCTACAAAGAAGTTGTTGGGCAAGAGGAAGGAAATTAG